In Synechococcus sp. Nb3U1, one DNA window encodes the following:
- a CDS encoding quaternary amine ABC transporter ATP-binding protein, with translation MSASEPKIRIEHLTKIYGPNPPLALAQVQQGLDREALLQSSGHVLAVADISLTIERGELFVIMGLSGSGKSTLVRCLNRLIQPTCGRVYVDGEDILRVGPGRLRQIRRQTMGMVFQKFALFPHRTVLENVEYGLKIQGIAPQKRRQRGLETLEMVGLQQWAERYPADLSGGMQQRVGLARALATDPDILLMDEAFSALDPLIRREMQQELLKLQERFHKTIVFITHDIQEALKIGDRVAMMRDGALVQVGSPSELLTQPADDYVRQFIQEVNRAQVLKTGSITRRTLHLILGQDSLQAAAEQMRCHELNTLYVLDGQGRPVGVLTPANLERSLQMGHEELQAAMQTDFPQVQASTSLEDLFLYWDREVPIAVVDREGRFKGVVEQSELFSVVGRLNPSPRPAQRPSRDPQTGAILALG, from the coding sequence ATGAGTGCCTCCGAACCCAAAATTCGCATTGAACATCTGACCAAGATTTATGGGCCCAACCCACCATTGGCCCTAGCTCAGGTGCAGCAGGGGCTAGATCGAGAAGCTCTCTTGCAAAGCTCAGGCCATGTTCTCGCCGTTGCCGATATCTCCCTAACGATTGAACGGGGGGAGCTGTTCGTAATTATGGGCCTCTCGGGCTCCGGCAAGTCCACCCTGGTGCGCTGCCTGAATCGGCTGATCCAGCCCACCTGTGGACGGGTCTACGTAGATGGGGAAGATATCCTGCGGGTTGGGCCAGGTCGTCTGCGTCAGATTCGCCGGCAAACGATGGGCATGGTGTTTCAAAAGTTCGCCCTTTTTCCCCATCGCACAGTTTTGGAAAATGTGGAGTACGGACTGAAAATTCAGGGGATAGCTCCCCAAAAACGACGGCAACGGGGCCTGGAAACTCTGGAGATGGTGGGGCTGCAGCAATGGGCAGAGCGTTATCCTGCCGACCTCAGCGGAGGGATGCAGCAACGGGTGGGTTTGGCGCGGGCTCTGGCCACGGATCCTGATATTTTACTCATGGATGAAGCCTTCAGTGCTTTGGATCCCTTGATTCGGCGGGAGATGCAGCAGGAACTGTTGAAGCTGCAAGAACGCTTTCACAAGACCATCGTCTTCATCACCCACGATATCCAAGAAGCCTTGAAGATCGGGGATCGGGTGGCGATGATGCGGGATGGGGCTTTGGTACAGGTGGGATCTCCCTCGGAATTGCTGACACAACCGGCGGATGATTATGTCAGGCAATTTATTCAGGAGGTGAACCGCGCCCAAGTCTTAAAAACCGGTTCCATTACCCGGAGAACCCTGCACTTGATCCTCGGCCAAGATTCTTTACAAGCGGCGGCAGAGCAAATGCGTTGCCATGAACTGAACACGCTGTACGTATTGGATGGCCAAGGGCGTCCCGTGGGTGTGCTGACTCCGGCAAACTTGGAGCGTTCGTTGCAAATGGGACATGAAGAGCTCCAGGCCGCCATGCAGACGGATTTTCCACAGGTGCAAGCCTCAACCAGTCTAGAAGATCTGTTCCTTTACTGGGATCGAGAGGTGCCGATTGCTGTAGTGGATCGGGAGGGGCGCTTTAAGGGAGTGGTAGAACAGTCGGAGCTGTTTTCGGTTGTCGGTCGCTTGAATCCGTCGCCTCGACCCGCCCAACGGCCATCTCGGGATCCGCAGACAGGAGCTATTTTGGCTCTGGGCTAG
- a CDS encoding ABC transporter permease, translating into MADPILFWSILLDPFDQVRIPFADWVSSGIQWLVTHFRPLFQSVRVPINSLLQGFQQLLVTSPPTLVLGSLTALAWQLAGRQVGFLSFLALSLIGWVGAWEEAMVSLSLVLTAVVVCVLLGIPLGVLCARSDPFEGLLRPLLDAMQTLPVFVYLVPVVMLFGIGEAPGVIATIIYALPPLIRLTNLGIRQVPAEVVEAAHAFGATPNQILWETQIPLAMPTILAGVNQTVLFALGMSVVTSMIAVPGLGLVVLRGLNGLNVGMAATGGLGILLLAIALDRVTQQVGHIDFQRSWYRRGLIGWGWKRWRRWQMSREVESI; encoded by the coding sequence ATGGCGGATCCCATCCTGTTCTGGAGTATCCTGCTGGATCCCTTCGATCAGGTGCGCATCCCTTTTGCGGATTGGGTCAGTAGCGGCATTCAGTGGCTCGTCACTCACTTTCGACCTTTGTTTCAGTCGGTACGGGTACCCATCAATAGTCTGTTGCAGGGCTTTCAGCAGCTCCTCGTCACCAGTCCGCCCACCTTGGTGCTGGGATCCCTGACAGCCTTGGCTTGGCAGTTGGCCGGGAGACAGGTGGGATTCTTAAGCTTCCTGGCTTTAAGCCTGATCGGATGGGTCGGGGCCTGGGAAGAGGCGATGGTTTCTCTGTCGCTGGTGTTAACGGCAGTCGTGGTCTGTGTGCTCCTGGGAATCCCGTTGGGGGTGCTGTGTGCTCGCTCGGATCCCTTCGAGGGGCTCTTGCGCCCGCTCCTGGATGCTATGCAAACTTTGCCAGTGTTTGTCTATTTGGTGCCGGTGGTGATGTTGTTTGGCATCGGAGAAGCTCCAGGCGTCATCGCCACGATCATCTATGCCTTGCCACCTTTGATTCGCCTCACCAACCTGGGCATTCGCCAAGTGCCAGCGGAAGTTGTAGAAGCTGCTCACGCCTTTGGCGCTACCCCTAACCAGATCCTTTGGGAGACACAAATCCCTTTGGCCATGCCTACCATCCTGGCTGGGGTCAACCAAACGGTTCTCTTTGCCTTGGGGATGTCGGTGGTCACCTCCATGATCGCGGTACCCGGCTTAGGATTGGTGGTGCTGCGGGGCCTGAATGGCTTGAATGTCGGGATGGCAGCTACGGGCGGGCTAGGGATCCTCTTGTTGGCAATTGCACTGGATCGGGTGACGCAACAGGTGGGACACATTGATTTTCAACGCTCTTGGTATCGGCGCGGGTTGATCGGCTGGGGCTGGAAACGCTGGCGACGGTGGCAGATGTCGAGGGAGGTTGAATCTATCTGA
- the proX gene encoding glycine betaine/L-proline ABC transporter substrate-binding protein ProX, giving the protein MSLFKPLFLLRSSAVAFTLGWVFLGGSLAEDKLSAQSLAVVDGTLIQPAASTNFYSLFLAEIINEGLSELGYRVQPTQQLQVALAHAAVSSNDVNFLTAHWENLNYPMILNNGGEDRLERVGVLVDNTVQGYLIDKATAEQYNIRNLEQLQDPQIARLFDSDGNGKANLVGCNPGWGCAAVTEHHLEVYGLTSTVQFVQGEYDALIADTITRLQQGEPILAYAYSPHWAGAFLQPQENVVWLEVPFTSLPEEQADVDRVNTVVDGRNLGFAVDRIRVVANADYLRANPVARRWLELVSIPIEDVNAQQKRVHDGEKSPEDIRRHALEWIEANRERFEGWLEQARQVAG; this is encoded by the coding sequence ATGAGTCTCTTCAAACCTTTATTTTTACTACGCAGTTCTGCGGTGGCCTTCACTTTGGGATGGGTCTTCTTGGGAGGATCCCTGGCGGAGGACAAGCTCTCCGCTCAGTCATTGGCGGTGGTGGATGGTACCCTGATTCAACCAGCAGCTTCTACCAACTTTTACTCTTTATTTTTGGCTGAGATCATCAACGAGGGCTTATCCGAACTGGGCTACCGTGTTCAGCCAACCCAACAACTGCAAGTGGCTTTGGCCCATGCGGCCGTCAGCAGCAACGATGTAAACTTTCTCACCGCCCATTGGGAAAACTTGAACTACCCGATGATTCTAAACAACGGCGGAGAAGACCGTCTTGAGCGGGTCGGGGTATTGGTGGACAACACCGTGCAGGGTTATCTAATCGATAAAGCTACTGCGGAGCAATACAACATCCGCAACCTGGAGCAACTGCAGGATCCGCAGATTGCCCGCTTGTTCGATAGCGATGGCAACGGCAAGGCTAACTTGGTGGGTTGCAATCCGGGTTGGGGTTGCGCGGCAGTCACCGAGCATCATCTAGAGGTTTACGGACTGACCTCAACGGTGCAGTTTGTCCAGGGAGAATACGATGCCCTGATCGCTGATACCATCACTCGTTTGCAGCAAGGGGAGCCGATTCTTGCCTATGCCTACTCTCCCCATTGGGCAGGGGCATTCTTGCAACCACAGGAGAATGTGGTTTGGTTGGAGGTGCCCTTTACTTCTTTACCAGAAGAACAAGCGGATGTTGACCGGGTCAATACAGTAGTGGATGGCCGCAACTTGGGGTTTGCCGTGGATCGCATCCGCGTGGTAGCCAATGCTGACTATCTACGGGCCAATCCGGTGGCACGGCGCTGGCTGGAACTGGTGTCGATCCCAATTGAGGATGTCAATGCTCAGCAGAAACGGGTACACGATGGCGAAAAAAGCCCGGAAGATATCCGTCGTCACGCGCTGGAGTGGATCGAGGCCAATCGGGAACGCTTCGAGGGCTGGCTGGAGCAGGCTCGTCAGGTGGCTGGGTAA
- a CDS encoding O-linked N-acetylglucosamine transferase, SPINDLY family protein produces the protein MTEMDSDFLKNKLLAGIHAQQSGDLQGAEAIYMEILTECPDQPDALHLLGTVAQATGQLEFAVSLIAAAIEQESNVSLYHHNLGVVYESLGQPELALVCYQESFRLDPSAYNSAFQASKLLINLRRHEEATPLLSQILKNLPQAGIPSAELNLYLAITHWEQGEHSIALNHLEKALEWDPSLEQARWFYHLYLPAIYQDEEELKNFRSRFTQHLNILIQSTPLETQEQCKTALDAASLGTNHYLQYQGYSDIELQQQYADFIQKIVVANSLRWSYSVPLQSSQPGDPLRIGFVSDSMRACSYSRLSLGWVKYLNRHLLPDQKRFRVYAYHLDSKTDFMTELYRQYADVFRHIPTGLESVVQQFAEDRLDVLVYLEIGLSPLILQLASLRLAPVQCSTWAHPVTSGLSTIDYFLSSDLMEPENGQDHYREQLVRLPHLGTCFEKPILPMQKQARADFGLREDAVVYLACQYLGKYLPQFDDLFAAIAKRVPNAQFVFLALPNTAIAEKFCQRLAKVFTSFDLNIHEHVLMLPRLDYQAYLDLNRCADVMLDSYGWSGGITTLEALTVGLPVVTCPGELMRGRHTYAMLKRMGLEVLIASDLTAFVDLAVQLGSDPDFRSRMATEIEQRRDLLFEDQACVTALGHFFEHVVLSRDPRK, from the coding sequence ATGACCGAAATGGATTCAGACTTCTTAAAAAATAAACTTTTGGCCGGAATCCACGCTCAACAGTCTGGGGATCTTCAGGGGGCAGAGGCCATTTACATGGAAATCCTGACGGAGTGCCCCGATCAACCTGATGCCTTGCATCTGCTGGGTACGGTTGCTCAAGCCACAGGCCAATTAGAGTTTGCTGTCTCTCTAATTGCTGCTGCCATTGAGCAGGAGTCCAATGTTTCTCTGTATCATCACAATTTGGGCGTAGTCTATGAATCTTTAGGGCAACCCGAGCTTGCTTTAGTTTGCTATCAAGAGAGTTTCCGACTCGATCCAAGCGCTTACAACTCTGCCTTTCAAGCAAGCAAACTATTGATAAATCTGCGCCGACATGAAGAGGCAACTCCCCTTTTGTCTCAGATTTTAAAGAATTTACCTCAAGCAGGGATCCCTTCAGCAGAGTTAAATCTTTACCTGGCCATCACCCATTGGGAACAAGGTGAACATTCGATTGCGCTGAACCACCTAGAGAAGGCTTTGGAGTGGGATCCCAGCCTGGAACAAGCCAGATGGTTTTATCATCTTTATCTGCCGGCAATTTATCAAGACGAAGAGGAACTGAAAAATTTTCGCTCTCGTTTTACCCAACACTTGAATATTCTGATTCAATCCACTCCTCTTGAGACTCAGGAACAGTGTAAAACTGCTTTGGATGCGGCCAGCTTGGGCACCAATCATTATCTGCAATATCAAGGCTATAGTGATATTGAACTACAGCAGCAGTATGCTGACTTTATTCAAAAAATTGTTGTCGCTAACTCTCTAAGGTGGTCTTATTCTGTTCCTCTGCAATCTTCTCAGCCTGGAGATCCACTTCGTATCGGGTTTGTCTCTGATTCCATGCGGGCTTGTTCTTACAGCCGTCTTTCTCTGGGCTGGGTTAAGTATTTGAACCGACATCTATTGCCTGACCAGAAACGATTCCGGGTGTATGCTTATCATCTGGATTCTAAAACAGATTTTATGACAGAGCTATATCGACAATATGCGGATGTTTTTCGTCATATCCCAACGGGACTGGAGTCAGTAGTGCAGCAATTTGCGGAGGATCGGTTAGATGTTTTGGTGTATCTAGAAATTGGTTTGTCTCCTTTAATCTTACAATTGGCATCTCTGCGGCTGGCTCCAGTGCAATGCTCTACCTGGGCTCATCCGGTCACCTCGGGACTTTCCACCATCGACTACTTTCTTTCCAGCGATTTGATGGAGCCTGAAAACGGGCAAGATCACTACCGTGAGCAACTCGTTCGGCTTCCCCATTTAGGCACATGCTTTGAGAAGCCAATCTTGCCAATGCAAAAACAAGCTCGGGCAGATTTTGGTCTGCGAGAAGATGCTGTTGTTTATCTCGCCTGTCAATACTTGGGCAAATATCTTCCTCAATTTGATGATCTGTTTGCTGCTATTGCCAAGCGAGTGCCGAACGCCCAGTTTGTTTTTTTGGCGTTGCCCAATACGGCTATTGCAGAGAAGTTTTGTCAACGATTGGCCAAGGTTTTTACCAGCTTTGATCTGAATATCCATGAGCATGTGCTCATGTTGCCTCGACTGGATTATCAAGCCTACTTGGATTTGAATCGTTGTGCGGATGTAATGCTTGACTCCTATGGGTGGTCTGGCGGGATCACCACCTTAGAAGCCCTCACGGTTGGGCTGCCCGTTGTCACCTGCCCGGGGGAGTTGATGCGGGGCCGCCATACCTACGCGATGTTGAAAAGAATGGGCCTGGAAGTGCTGATTGCTTCTGATTTGACAGCATTTGTAGATCTAGCCGTACAACTGGGATCCGATCCTGATTTTCGCAGCCGCATGGCCACCGAGATTGAGCAACGACGGGATCTTCTCTTCGAAGACCAAGCGTGTGTGACAGCCTTGGGCCATTTTTTTGAGCATGTTGTGCTCAGCAGGGATCCCAGAAAATAA
- a CDS encoding dienelactone hydrolase family protein translates to MYAEQPKWLSTTQMKRRQFVVASVTAGFALAVQPISAQTLTTDSEGLEAGPVTIPTPNGEIPGYRAKPMGSGLFRLVLVVQEIFGVHEHIQDICRRFAKLGYVAVAPELFYRQGDVSQLQSFEEIRAIVSQVPDAQVMADLDAAMDWAIGNAAADPERVGITGFCWGGRITWLYAAHQPNLKAGVAWYGRLVGESTPLTPTHPVDVAANLNAPVLGLYGGEDTGIPLETVEQMKSALEAAGDPSQFVIYPDAPHAFFADYRPSYRPEAASDAWERLQAWFQEHGVV, encoded by the coding sequence ATGTATGCGGAACAACCGAAATGGCTCTCCACCACCCAGATGAAACGCCGTCAATTTGTGGTGGCCAGCGTTACTGCTGGGTTTGCCTTGGCAGTACAGCCGATCTCCGCCCAAACCCTCACCACCGATAGCGAAGGGTTAGAAGCTGGCCCCGTCACCATTCCCACCCCCAACGGTGAGATCCCTGGCTATCGTGCCAAGCCGATGGGATCCGGTCTTTTCCGGCTGGTTTTGGTGGTGCAAGAGATCTTTGGTGTTCACGAGCACATTCAAGATATCTGCCGCCGCTTTGCCAAATTGGGTTATGTGGCGGTGGCCCCTGAGCTGTTTTACCGGCAGGGGGATGTGTCTCAGTTGCAGAGCTTTGAAGAGATCCGCGCCATTGTCTCGCAAGTGCCGGATGCTCAGGTGATGGCGGACTTGGATGCTGCGATGGATTGGGCAATTGGCAATGCTGCTGCCGATCCTGAGCGAGTGGGCATTACGGGCTTCTGCTGGGGCGGGCGAATCACCTGGTTGTATGCGGCTCATCAGCCCAACTTGAAGGCAGGTGTGGCCTGGTATGGCCGTTTGGTGGGAGAGTCTACACCCTTGACCCCAACGCATCCGGTGGATGTGGCGGCCAATCTGAACGCACCCGTGTTGGGCTTGTACGGCGGGGAAGATACCGGCATTCCGTTGGAAACAGTGGAACAAATGAAATCAGCCTTGGAAGCTGCCGGGGATCCCTCGCAATTTGTCATCTACCCAGATGCCCCGCATGCCTTTTTCGCCGATTATCGCCCCAGTTACCGGCCAGAAGCAGCAAGCGATGCTTGGGAAAGGCTACAAGCTTGGTTCCAGGAACACGGGGTGGTGTAA
- a CDS encoding phosphoketolase, translating to MTLAQDATTQIPAFCDGIQYFGDPWPEFDLLGHTPAVDIDTGKLTDPGSRVAAYQTLLYADALRYLILQMTASKASGHPGGFASQAEAYAALVYLGHKNIPTEVGHHAPGFYAAMFLDGSLAGMGIHTVADLRARFREREGLLGHLSGYIPGLLAPAGPLGQGQHFAMAGALLYPDRLFPVTIGDGGLGEPYVMSSLSHFHTAFPQRTNFLPVLVWNGYSQEHHSMVSTASNTQMTEYWRGNGFEEVVLVDAKDFDDAGQPGPYVDSTQFSWEGRIGFAQRVLTEMERASQAAMAGQLTVFILKQLKGSGVHAKGSKSHNLYGHHTLDNPDIVAALRARALAPAAWALVRQNCERAAGGPAAQVVVTESIRLLPELGSLTLTEFPLGDKQVSTTAMGAMVVQVGQKDPTFLVANADGNEASGIANINQGLKVIHPTVDPLYNQQPHGQVYEPLSEDACAGLTAGLALFGGRALWCSYESFAINGLPIWQTVTQAMAELRRPTPSLIALYTAGALEQGRNGWTHQRPEIEAYLAAMMRNGNVFPLFPPDANCTQAAYEWALGTFNKGIPIIASKTPLPIRTTLEQARQAVEQGCTLLQELPGSKTVVFAVVGDMILLPVFEAAEQLNVQGIGSRIVSVVNPRRLYRPEDVAWFTCAQPDGTFLADTEFRDLLAGDALIGVTGGASLMLEPLMLRYAGPRDFLSWKRGETTATPTELMGFNGLTVEVFVQRAKQLLGSGDNLPQMPS from the coding sequence ATGACACTGGCTCAGGATGCAACTACTCAGATCCCGGCCTTTTGTGATGGGATCCAGTATTTTGGGGATCCCTGGCCAGAGTTTGACCTATTGGGCCATACCCCTGCGGTCGATATCGATACAGGCAAGCTGACGGATCCCGGTAGTCGAGTGGCGGCCTATCAAACGTTGCTCTATGCCGATGCGCTACGCTACCTGATCCTACAAATGACCGCTAGCAAAGCCTCAGGGCATCCAGGTGGGTTTGCTAGCCAAGCGGAAGCCTATGCGGCTCTGGTGTATTTGGGCCATAAGAATATCCCCACCGAAGTTGGTCATCATGCACCGGGGTTTTATGCCGCCATGTTTTTGGATGGATCCCTGGCGGGGATGGGCATTCACACCGTCGCAGATTTGCGGGCCCGCTTTCGGGAACGGGAGGGGTTGCTAGGGCACCTGTCCGGCTATATTCCCGGCCTGCTGGCTCCAGCAGGGCCATTGGGTCAGGGGCAACATTTTGCCATGGCAGGAGCCTTACTGTACCCGGATCGCCTCTTTCCGGTGACCATTGGAGATGGTGGATTGGGGGAGCCTTATGTGATGAGCTCCCTGAGTCATTTTCACACCGCGTTTCCCCAGCGCACCAACTTTTTGCCCGTACTGGTTTGGAATGGCTATAGTCAAGAGCACCACAGCATGGTTTCCACCGCTAGCAATACCCAAATGACCGAGTACTGGCGGGGCAATGGTTTTGAGGAAGTGGTGCTGGTAGATGCCAAAGACTTTGATGATGCCGGGCAGCCCGGCCCTTACGTGGATAGCACCCAGTTTTCCTGGGAGGGGCGGATCGGCTTTGCCCAGAGGGTACTCACTGAAATGGAGCGGGCCAGCCAAGCGGCGATGGCAGGTCAACTGACGGTTTTCATTCTCAAGCAACTGAAGGGATCCGGTGTACATGCCAAAGGCTCCAAATCCCACAACCTCTACGGCCACCACACCCTGGACAACCCCGATATCGTTGCGGCTCTGCGAGCGCGCGCCTTGGCTCCGGCGGCCTGGGCCTTGGTGCGGCAAAATTGTGAACGGGCCGCCGGTGGCCCTGCCGCCCAAGTGGTGGTAACCGAATCCATCCGTCTGCTGCCGGAGTTGGGATCCCTAACCCTAACGGAGTTTCCCCTGGGGGATAAACAGGTTTCTACCACGGCTATGGGCGCAATGGTGGTGCAGGTGGGACAAAAGGATCCCACTTTTCTGGTGGCCAATGCCGATGGTAACGAGGCTTCCGGTATCGCCAACATCAACCAGGGCCTGAAGGTGATTCACCCCACCGTGGATCCCCTCTACAACCAGCAGCCCCACGGACAGGTCTATGAACCTCTCAGCGAAGATGCCTGTGCTGGGCTGACGGCGGGCCTAGCGCTTTTCGGCGGGCGGGCCTTGTGGTGTTCCTATGAATCCTTTGCCATCAACGGCCTGCCCATCTGGCAGACGGTGACCCAGGCGATGGCGGAATTGCGCCGACCCACCCCTTCTCTGATTGCCCTCTACACCGCCGGGGCTTTGGAACAGGGGCGCAACGGCTGGACCCACCAACGGCCAGAAATTGAGGCTTACCTGGCGGCCATGATGCGCAACGGCAATGTTTTCCCGCTTTTTCCACCGGATGCCAACTGTACGCAAGCCGCCTACGAGTGGGCATTGGGCACCTTCAACAAAGGGATCCCGATCATCGCCAGCAAAACACCTCTACCCATCCGCACCACCCTAGAACAAGCTCGCCAAGCGGTGGAACAGGGCTGCACCCTACTCCAGGAACTCCCCGGATCCAAAACCGTGGTCTTTGCAGTGGTGGGGGATATGATCCTGCTACCCGTGTTTGAGGCGGCTGAGCAGCTGAACGTTCAAGGGATCGGATCCCGAATTGTGTCGGTGGTCAACCCGCGCCGTTTGTATCGCCCTGAGGATGTGGCTTGGTTCACCTGTGCCCAACCGGATGGAACGTTTCTAGCGGATACAGAGTTTCGGGATCTGTTGGCGGGGGATGCCTTGATTGGGGTGACGGGGGGTGCCAGTTTGATGTTGGAGCCGCTGATGTTGCGCTACGCTGGCCCACGGGATTTCTTGAGCTGGAAACGGGGGGAAACCACCGCCACACCAACTGAGTTGATGGGTTTCAACGGCTTGACGGTAGAGGTTTTTGTGCAGCGGGCCAAGCAGTTGTTGGGATCGGGGGATAATCTGCCTCAAATGCCATCGTAG
- a CDS encoding FAD-binding oxidoreductase translates to MSLSPHLAVFLASQPHPPEVYTPSTVAELAQLLKEHLESHSGQTLLVAGNGSKLSWGNPTGSDVRLVSTRQLNRLIDHAAADLTVTAEAGMTLVELQQILAEKGQWWPVDPLYPDWATLGGIIATADTGSLRQRYGGIRDLILGITFVRADGAVAKAGGRVVKNVAGYDLMKLFTGSLGSLGILTQVSLRLYPLPAAQGCLKGTGSLMDLEGLCQQLLQAKISPVGLDLRLDGGKPDVVLLFHGSKRVIAEQMAQTRALGEALHWQDEIITEITTMPTEAGQALTTLLPSSIRSETVLVKFGCLPNQSLGVLQQFQTLFPGCWVQLHRGCGLGRACLANPDRGSLEQLRQHLKPVGGFLSLLEAPPTLKAALAQDFGPAGILMDKLRQQFDPARIFGSSPI, encoded by the coding sequence ATGTCTCTTTCTCCTCATCTGGCGGTGTTCCTGGCCAGCCAGCCCCATCCTCCAGAAGTCTATACTCCCTCTACGGTTGCTGAACTGGCTCAGCTCCTCAAAGAACACCTAGAAAGCCACTCGGGACAAACCCTGTTGGTGGCTGGGAACGGCAGCAAGTTGAGTTGGGGCAATCCGACGGGATCCGACGTTCGGCTCGTTAGTACGCGGCAGTTGAATCGCTTAATTGACCATGCGGCTGCTGATCTCACCGTCACGGCGGAGGCGGGTATGACCCTGGTGGAATTACAGCAGATCTTGGCGGAAAAAGGGCAATGGTGGCCAGTAGATCCCCTTTATCCAGACTGGGCCACGTTGGGTGGGATCATCGCCACAGCCGATACAGGTTCTCTGCGGCAACGCTACGGCGGGATCCGAGATTTAATTTTGGGGATCACCTTCGTGCGCGCGGATGGGGCAGTGGCCAAAGCCGGCGGACGGGTGGTGAAAAATGTGGCGGGGTACGACCTGATGAAGCTGTTCACCGGATCCCTGGGCAGTTTAGGCATTTTGACCCAGGTGAGCTTGCGGCTTTATCCTCTTCCCGCCGCCCAGGGTTGCCTAAAAGGGACGGGATCCCTGATGGATTTGGAGGGGTTGTGTCAGCAGCTTTTGCAAGCCAAGATTAGCCCAGTTGGGTTGGATCTGAGACTGGATGGGGGTAAACCGGATGTGGTGCTCCTCTTTCATGGTTCCAAGCGGGTGATCGCCGAGCAGATGGCCCAAACCCGAGCCTTGGGTGAGGCCCTGCATTGGCAAGACGAGATAATAACCGAGATAACGACAATGCCAACTGAGGCGGGGCAAGCCCTGACAACTTTGCTGCCCAGTTCAATCCGTTCAGAAACAGTGCTGGTGAAATTCGGATGCTTGCCCAACCAGAGCCTTGGGGTTTTGCAGCAGTTTCAAACCCTTTTCCCCGGCTGTTGGGTACAACTACATCGGGGCTGTGGCCTAGGGCGAGCTTGCTTAGCCAATCCAGACAGGGGATCCCTGGAACAACTGCGGCAGCACTTAAAGCCTGTGGGCGGTTTTCTAAGCCTGCTGGAAGCTCCACCAACCTTGAAAGCAGCCCTTGCCCAAGACTTTGGCCCCGCCGGGATCCTGATGGACAAACTTCGTCAGCAATTTGACCCCGCCCGTATTTTCGGCTCTAGCCCAATCTAG
- a CDS encoding NAD(P)/FAD-dependent oxidoreductase encodes MSDEETQAAVTQADATNLQSADVIVIGAGVAGLVCARQLLRAGLQVLVLEKSAGLGGRMATRRVEHAGQTVPVDHGAQYLTADSDGFNRWVKELLSLGLLTEWTRSLHLLDSDGLHPEDPNEQKPRYICPEGMSALAKHMATSLQVLRQTRVVSLKPLEKTWQVHTDNGSVYRAASMVVAIPAPQMLPLLQEAIPPASNLLPLLESAEYLPCIAVLAGYGEGMPLPNWKGIKCLEDPLLVWLGLDSSKRSESMPPVIVAQGGPEWSSLHVDATPSELDQAGRELLAHAAKRVQPELATPEWMQVHRWRYSLPIETMGLASLGTRIPCYSDAASGGLPLVCAGDWCAGSRIEGAWLSGQDAAQKLLGMLGIPLPARFGAL; translated from the coding sequence ATGTCGGATGAAGAGACTCAAGCAGCAGTAACGCAGGCTGACGCGACCAACCTACAGTCTGCTGATGTGATCGTGATCGGGGCCGGGGTAGCCGGTTTGGTTTGTGCCAGGCAACTGTTGCGGGCAGGGTTGCAGGTCTTGGTGCTAGAGAAATCTGCCGGTTTGGGTGGCCGCATGGCCACGCGCCGGGTTGAACATGCCGGACAAACGGTGCCGGTGGATCATGGAGCGCAATACCTGACTGCTGATTCCGATGGGTTCAACCGCTGGGTGAAAGAGCTGCTAAGCCTGGGGCTACTGACAGAATGGACACGCTCGCTGCATCTTCTGGATTCAGACGGGCTGCACCCAGAAGATCCCAATGAGCAAAAACCGCGCTACATCTGCCCAGAGGGAATGTCGGCTCTGGCCAAGCACATGGCAACCTCGCTACAGGTGCTGCGGCAAACTCGTGTGGTCAGCCTGAAACCGCTGGAAAAAACCTGGCAGGTTCACACGGATAATGGCAGTGTTTATCGAGCTGCATCGATGGTGGTGGCGATCCCAGCCCCCCAGATGCTACCCCTGCTGCAAGAGGCCATCCCCCCCGCTAGCAATCTGCTGCCCTTGCTGGAATCCGCTGAATATTTGCCCTGTATCGCGGTGTTGGCCGGCTATGGGGAAGGAATGCCGCTGCCCAACTGGAAAGGAATTAAATGTCTGGAGGATCCCCTGCTGGTCTGGCTAGGGTTGGATAGCAGCAAACGCTCAGAATCGATGCCGCCAGTGATAGTGGCGCAGGGAGGGCCGGAGTGGTCGTCTTTACACGTGGATGCCACCCCATCTGAGCTGGATCAAGCAGGGCGAGAATTGTTAGCGCATGCCGCTAAACGGGTTCAACCTGAGTTAGCCACGCCGGAGTGGATGCAGGTGCACCGCTGGCGCTACTCTCTACCCATCGAAACCATGGGCCTGGCCAGCTTGGGAACCCGCATTCCCTGCTATTCGGATGCTGCTTCGGGAGGGTTGCCGCTGGTGTGTGCGGGGGATTGGTGTGCGGGGAGCCGCATAGAAGGAGCCTGGCTGTCGGGGCAGGATGCAGCGCAAAAATTGCTGGGGATGCTTGGGATCCCGTTACCTGCTCGCTTTGGAGCTTTGTAG